From the Brassica napus cultivar Da-Ae chromosome A8, Da-Ae, whole genome shotgun sequence genome, one window contains:
- the LOC106401185 gene encoding pre-mRNA-splicing factor 18 gives MDLLRQEILKKRQSLSEESGGKKFYKRSEIEQKKLQKLREEERREHELKAQRRAAAAAADNGGKSSIDSSAPGSSTASASTKSSASESAAIADSKSLTDEKNIETLTLPRQEVIRRLRLLKQPVTLFGEDDQARLDRLKYVLKEGLFEVDSDVTDGQTNDFLRDISELKKRQKSGIMGDRKRKGRDERGREEGDRGETRDGELSSGGESSDVDADKDLKRLKSNFEDLCDEDKILVFYKKLLIEWKQELDAVENTERRTAKGKKNVATFKQCARYLTPLFNLCRKKGLPSDIRQALMVMVKHCIKRDYLAAMDHYIKLAIGNAPWPIGVTMVGIHERSAREKIHTNSVAHIMNDETTRKYLQSVKRLMTFCQRRYPTMPSKAVEFNSLANGSDLQSLLAEERHFGGDRAQVSEERLRLMPSQNDS, from the exons ATGGATCTGCTGAGGCAAGAGATTCTGAAGAAAAGGCAGAGTCTCTCCGAGGAATCCGGTGGAAAGAAGTTCTACAAGCGATCCGAGATCGAGCAGAAGAAACTCCAGAAGCTTCGCGAGGAAGAGCGACGCGAGCATGAGCTCAAGGCCCAGCGTAGAGCCGCCGCCGCAGCAGCTGATAACGGTGGAAAATCATCTATCGATTCATCTGCGCCTGGCTCttctacagcttctgcatctaCCAAATCCTCCGCATCGGAGTCAGCTGCCATCGCTGATTCCAAATCCCTAACCGACGAGAAGAACATCGAAACCCTAACTCTCCCGAGGCAGGAAGTGATTCGACGATTGAGACTCCTCAAGCAGCCGGTGACTCTCTTCGGGGAGGATGATCAAGCTCGCCTCGATCGACTCAAGTACGTGTTGAAGGAAGGGCTGTTCGAGGTCGACAGCGACGTGACCGACGGGCAGACGAATGATTTCTTGCGTGACATCTCTGAGCTGAAGAAGAGGCAGAAGAGTGGTATCATGGGAGATAGGAAGAGGAAGGGTAGAgatgagagagggagagaggaaGGCGACAGAGGGGAGACTAGGGATGGTGAGCTTAGTAGTGGTGGTGAGTCTAGTGATGTTGATGCTGATAAGGATTTGAAGCGTTTGAAGTCTAATTTTGAGGATCTGTGCGATGAGGATAAGATACTTGTGTTCTACAAGAAGCTGTTGATTGAGTGGAAACAGGAGCTTGATGCTGTGGAGAACACTGAGAGGAGAACTGCTAAAGGAAAGAAGAATGTAGCCACTTTTAAGCAGTGTGCTAGGTATCTTACTCCTCTCTTCAACTTATGCAGGAAGAAG GGTTTGCCATCTGATATTCGTCAAGCTTTAATGGTGATGGTTAAACACTGCATAAAGCGAGACTACCTAGCTGCAATGGATCACTACATCAAACTAGCCATAGGAAATGCACCATGGCCCATCGGTGTGACTATGGTTGGTATCCACGAACGTTCCGCGCGAGAGAAGATTCACACCAACAGTGTTGCTCACATCATGAACGACGAGACCACTCGCAAGTATCTCCAGTCAGTTAAAAGATTGATGACATTCTGCCAAAGACGTTACCCAACTATGCCTTCTAAAGCCGTTGAGTTCAACAGCTTAGCCAACGGAAGTGATTTACAGTCGTTGCTCGCTGAGGAGAGGCATTTTGGTGGTGATCGCGCACAAGTCTCGGAAGAGAGACTCCGCCTGATGCCTTCTCAGAACGACAGCTAG
- the LOC106400042 gene encoding putative clathrin assembly protein At1g03050, whose translation MGSSKLKRAIGAVKDQTSVGLAKVNGRSASLSELDVAIVKATRHEEYPAEEKYIREILSLTSYSRNYINACVNTLSRRLNKTKCWTVALKTLILIQRLLAEGDKAYEQEIFFATRRGTRLLNMSDFRDVSRSNSWDYSAFVRTYALYLDERLDYRMQTRHGKRGVYSVGGDAVEDKKDNPEANLSTAIVVRSQPIAEMKTEQIFTRIQHLQQLLDRFLACRPTGSARNNRVVIVALYPIAKESFKIYYDVTEIMGVLIERFMELDIPDSIKVYDIFCRVSKQFDELDQFYSWCKNMGIARSSEYPEIEKITQKKLDLMDEFIRDKSSLEETKQSNSVEADEEDDDARTEEVNEEQEDMNAIKALPAPPPKEEKREEEAKEEEVVTEEKKEEEVGDLVDLGDNVVAGGAGGDSLALALFDGPYASGSGSASGPGWEAFDDDSADWETALVQSATNLSGQKTELGGGFDMLLLNGMYQHGTVNAAVQNSTAYGASGSASSMAFGSAGRPAATMLALPAPATINGSSNGPVTMDPFAASLVVAPPHYVQMNDMEKKQRMLMEEQMMWDQYSRGGRQGHTNLRPNQNQPSYPHTPQY comes from the exons ATGGGCTCGAGTAAGCTCAAACGAGCCATAGGAGCCGTGAAGGACCAAACCAGCGTCGGTCTAGCCAAAGTCAACGGTCGTAGCGCTTCTTTATCAGAGCTTGACGTAGCCATCGTGAAAGCGACTCGTCACGAAGAGTATCCAGCGGAAGAGAAATACATAAGAGAGATTCTCAGCCTAACTTCTTACTCACGCAACTACATCAACGCATGCGTCAACACGCTTTCTAGACGCCTTAACAAAACCAAATGCTGGACCGTCGCTCTCAAGACCTTGATCCTGATCCAACGTCTCTTAGCAGAAGGAGACAAAGCCTACGAGCAAGAGATCTTTTTCGCTACTCGCCGTGGGACAAGACTTCTCAACATGTCTGACTTTAGAGATGTTTCTAGGTCCAACTCGTGGGATTACTCTGCTTTTGTAAGGACTTACGCTTTGTACCTCGATGAAAGGCTTGATTACAGGATGCAAACGAGACATGGGAAACGAGGAGTGTATAGCGTTGGAGGAGATGCCGTGGAAGACAAGAAAGACAACCCCGAGGCTAATCTCTCCACGGCTATAGTGGTCAGGTCACAGCCCATCGCAGAGATGAAAACAGAGCAAATTTTCACCAGAATACAACATTTGCAGCAACTTCTCGACCGTTTCTTGGCTTGTCGTCCGACAg GGAGCGCGAGGAACAACAGAGTTGTGATTGTGGCTCTGTATCCGATAGCGAAGgagagttttaaaatatattatgacgTAACTGAGATAATGGGCGTTTTGATCGAACGATTCATGGAGTTAGACATACCTGATTCGATCAAGGTCTATGACATTTTCTGTCGGGTCTCGAAACAGTTTGACGAGCTAGATCAGTTTTATTCTTGGTGTAAGAACATGGGGATCGCTAGGTCTTCAGAGTATCCAGAGATAGAGAAGATCACACAGAAGAAGCTTGATCTCATGGATGAGTTTATAAGAGACAAGTCCTCTTTAGAAGAGACGAAGCAATCAAACTCTGTTGAAGCCGatgaagaggatgatgatgcGAGAACAGAGGAAGTGAATGAGGAGCAAGAAGATATGAATGCGATCAAGGCCTTACCAGCACCTCCACCAAAAGAAGAGAAGCGTGAGGAAGAagcaaaggaagaagaagtggtaacagaggaaaagaaagaagaagaagttggtgATTTGGTGGATCTTGGGGATAATGTGGTAGCTGGGGGAGCTGGAGGAGATAGCTTAGCATTGGCTTTATTCGACGGCCCTTACGCGAGCGGTTCCGGTTCAGCGTCAGGTCCTGGATGGGAAGCGTTTGACGATGATTCAGCGGACTGGGAGACAGCTTTGGTGCAATCAGCTACAAACTTATCGGGACAAAAGACGGAGCTCGGAGGAGGCTTTGATATGCTGTTGCTTAACGGAATGTATCAGCACGGTACTGTGAACGCCGCAGTGCAAAACTCAACGGCTTATGGAGCCAGTGGAAGCGCAAGTAGTATGGCGTTTGGTTCTGCAGGAAGACCAGCAG CAACGATGCTGGCACTTCCGGCACCAGCAACGATTAATGGAAGCAGCAATGGTCCGGTTACGATGGATCCATTTGCAGCGTCGTTGGTGGTTGCGCCGCCACATTATGTGCAGATGAATGATATGGAGAAGAAACAGAGAATGTTGATGGAAGAACAGATGATGTGGGACCAATACTCGAGAGGAGGTAGACAAGGACACACTAATTTAAGGCCAAACCAAAACCAACCTAGTTACCCTCACACACCTCAGTACTGA
- the LOC106401184 gene encoding tRNA (guanine-N(7)-)-methyltransferase non-catalytic subunit wdr4-like, giving the protein MEESHIEEEGERQAKHEVAPALISVHPFQKSVAVTVGSALRVFDLIENRPVSLVDESDGPSHKDSIRGIRYGSSGKLFASAGDDKLVKIWSAESWQCLNTISSEKRVTAVAISSDDSYVCYADKFGVVWVVDLDGINEGKVLPSKKGVQLLCHYCSIITSLEFSPDGRYILSSDRDFKIRVTVFPKKPLQGAHEIQSFCLGHTEFVTCITFVQNSELTQGYLMSGSGDSSVRLWDITTGSLLDTCDVSPTVKHLESNESEPTQVTVTDICALPNSSLAAVSIQSFQGIVLLHCDLSAHTLSITKVIKIPGDSFIPTSISFSTSTRLLWMVSGASNGSNHPGYTRVRLILRIEAEPSSVLEDEQVPGGTTLLEHLQGKVSIEESVMSAAAEAVRAAMCSLMVKKQYSEENREFRKNNRNDKKPTQ; this is encoded by the exons ATGGAAGAATCTCAtatagaagaagaaggagaaaggcAGGCCAAACACGAGGTCGCTCCTGCATTGATATCCGTTCATCCATTTCAGAAGTCTGTCGCTGTCACTGTCGGGTCGGCTCTTCGCGTATTCGATCTTAT aGAGAACCGTCCAGTTAGTTTGGTGGATGAATCTGATGGACCTTCTCACAAGGATTCCATCAGAGGTATTCGATATGGTTCAAGTGGGAAACTTTTTGCATCTGCGGGCGATGACAAGCTCGTTAAGATTTGGTCTGCTGAGTCTTGGCAGTGTCTTAACACTAT ATCTTCTGAAAAGAGAGTTACCGCGGTTGCCATAAGCAGCGACGATTCATATGTTTGCTATGCGGACAAGTTTGGTGTTGTGTGGGTGGTCGACCTGGATGGGATCAATGAGGGTAAAGTTTTGCCTAGCAAGAAGGGTGTGCAGCTGCTTTGCCATTATTGTAGTATTATTACTAGCTTG GAGTTTTCCCCTGATGGTCGATATATTCTTAGTTCAGATCGAGACTTTAAGATCAGG GTGACTGTTTTTCCTAAGAAGCCTTTACAAGGGGCTCATGAAATACAGAGCTTCTGTCTTGGACATACAGA GTTCGTCACCTGCATAACCTTTGTTCAGAATTCAGAGCTTACTCAAGGATACCTCATGTCTGGAAGTGGAGATTCCAGT GTTCGATTGTGGGACATTACAACTGGGTCTCTTCTTGACACATGTGACGTTAGTCCAACG GTAAAACATTTAGAGTCTAATGAAAGTGAGCCAACGCAAGTCACAGTTACCGATATATGCGCACTCCCAAATTCTTCTCTTGCAGCAGTGTCTATTCAAAG TTTTCAAGGAATAGTATTGCTACACTGTGATTTATCAGCCCATACTCTCTCCATTACAAAG gTGATTAAAATCCCTGGAGATAGTTTCATCCCCACAAGTATCTCCTTTAGCACATCAACAAGGTTGCTATGGATGGTATCTGGAGCCTCGAATGGTTCAAACCATCCTGGTTATACAAGGGTTCGTCTCATCTTGCGCATTGAAGCTGAACCATCTTCAGTCCTTGAAGACGAGCAGGTTCCTGGAGGGACAACACTGTTGGAGCATTTGCAAGGTAAAGTTTCGATAGAAGAGAGTGTGATGAGTGCTGCAGCAGAAGCTGTGAGGGCAGCAATGTGCAGCCTTATGGTGAAGAAGCAATACTCTGAAGAGAATAGAGAGTTCAGGAAAAACAACAGAAATGATAAGAAACCCACACAGTGA
- the LOC106397649 gene encoding uncharacterized protein LOC106397649, with product MESHSDAESSEMVGDWDFLPPPVKGTRVSENDRGGASTSTAAAGRGRVLPPWADPSYEWGGGKWKVDGRKNRKNKKKEKESGLSVEDVMKEYSSLPPQIAEWYWCIEYVAKYVKDLRCILDVMNMGYPTTNDYGSRINEILSLRILESFFDPAAAAAATVVVGPRIEFDLSLSSTHVLNAILQHVTVSELRPGMPELSNFNLLPFFDHKNMSLPPCALEVLRDVTAMEDQTNAAPTMEANDPVFRDDRSEHRRYVCEEQVHTGFEQTNMKDKDEVVVIDHEDSPPVQRDEVIVIDGDGTTAEQLINKDNVVVIDDEDSPPLQRDGSTAEKLINKGNTTRETSSPGLDLRVKCTKDGAWLISESDEESDTVRDPPSSRPENVCWKCERQGGASLLICSRSECAAKVHKECLNCPAHFDEHDNFHCPMCWYDRVTMEYRESQKLMSCAKRRLVKFLPLLSRASKRLR from the exons ATGGAGAGTCATTCAGACGCTGAGAGTTCCGAGATGGTTGGCGATTGGGATTTTCTTCCTCCTCCGGTGAAAGGGACTAGAGTTTCGGAAAATGACAGAGGAGGAGCTTCCACGTCAACTGCTGCTGCTGGAAGAGGCAGGGTGCTGCCACCGTGGGCTGACCCGTCCTACGAATGGGGTGGTGGCAAATGGAAAGTGGACGGAAGAAAGAACaggaagaataagaagaaagagaaagagagtggTTTGAGCGTTGAGGATGTGATGAAGGAATACTCTTCTCTACCTCCTCAAATCGCTGAATGGTATTGGTGTATCGAATATGTCGCCAAATACGTCAAGGACCTTCGCTGCATTCTCG ACGTGATGAACATGGGTTATCCCACCACAAATGACTACGGGAGCAGGATTAATGAAATCTTGTCTCTTCGAATCTTGGAGTCCTTCTTTGatcctgctgctgctgctgctgccacGGTCGTCGTCGGGCCAAGAATCGAGTTTGATTTATCTTTGAGCAGCACCCATGTTCTCAATGCCATTCTCCAACAT GTTACAGTATCAGAACTACGACCGGGCATGCCTGAGCTTTCAAACTTcaatcttcttcctttttttgatcacaagaatatGTCTTTGCCACCATGTGCACTGGAAGTG CTGAGAGATGTGACTGCAATGGAGGATCAAACAAATGCAGCTCCTACCATGGAAGCAAATGACCCTGTCTTTAGAGACGATCGATCAGAGCACAGGAGGTATGTATGTGAGGAGCAAGTTCATACTGGTTTTGAACAAACGAatatgaaggacaaggatgaagTAGTTGTCATCGACCATGAGGATAGTCCTCCAGTGCAGAGAGACGAAGTAATTGTGATCGATGGCGATGGCACAACTGCTGAACAGCTCATTAACAAGGATAACGTAGTTGTCATCGACGATGAGGATAGTCCTCCACTGCAGAGAGATGGATCAACTGCTGAAAAACTCATTAACAAGGGTAATACTACTAGGGAGACCTCTTCTCCAGGCTTGGACCTGCGTGTAAAATGTACGAAAGATGGAGCCTGGTTAATCTCTGAGAGCGATGAGGAGTCAGATACGGTTAGAGATCCACCCTCTTCAAGACCGGAGAACGTATGCTGGAAATGTGAAAGACAAGGAGGAGCGTCGTTGTTGATATGTAGCAGAAGCGAGTGTGCAGCAAAAGTTCACAAAGAATGCTTGAATTGTCCGGCTCACTTTGATGAACACGACAACTTTCACTGTCCTATGTGCTGGTATGATAGAGTCACTATGGAGTACCGTGAATCCCAGAAGTTGATGAGTTGTGCAAAGAGAAGACTCGTCAAGTTTTTACCTCTGCTTTCTAGAGCAAGCAAGAGACTGAGATGA
- the LOC106398648 gene encoding wee1-like protein kinase translates to MEGTLERHSLLQFGQLSKLSFDNRPPSNAAESSELRNELGADGDWGEKEFILSQDFFCTPDYITPDNQNLMSDLNISMDHSPCPRSPVKLTSAKSKRCRQDSFTFNTSDSTWASKYRVDEQEDDDIDIDEIMVDKTERTGYVSRSAVALRSRVMPPPCLKNPYVMNESDTATDPFGYQRSKCASFLPASMGGDGLSRYLTDFHEIQQIGAGNFSRVFKVLKRIDGCLYAVKHSTRKLYLDSERCKAMMEVQALAALGFHENVVGYYNSWFENEQLYIQLELCDHSLSKKSSLRISEREILVIMHQIAKALQFVHEKGIAHLDVKPDNIYIKNGVCKLGDFGCATRLDKSLPVEEGDARYMPQEVLNENYEHLDKVDIFSLGVTVYELIRGSPLTESRNKSLNIKQGKLPLLPGHSLQLQQLLKTMMDRDPCRRPSARELMEHPMFDRIRG, encoded by the exons ATGGAGGGGACATTAGAGCGACACTCTCTGCTTCAATTCGGTCAATTGTCGAAGCTTTCGTTCGATAATCGCCCGCCGTCGAATGCTGCGGAGTCGTCGGAGCTCCGGAATGAGTTGGGTGCAGACGGAGATTGGGGAGAGAAGGAATTCATTCTCAGCCAAGACTTCTTCTG CACACCTGACTATATAACTCCGGACAATCAGAACTTGATGAGCGATTTAAACATCAGCATG GATCATTCTCCTTGTCCGAGGTCTCCTGTTAAACTAACTTCAGCTAAGAGCAAAAGATGCCGCCAGG ACAGTTTCACATTTAATACTTCAGATTCTACCTGGGCTTCAAAATATAGAGTAGATGAACAAGAGGATGATGATATTGACATAGACGAGATCATGGTGGATAAAACAGAGAGGACTGGATACGTTTCACGGTCCGCAGTTGCTCTTCGGTCTCGGGTTATGCCGCCTCCTTGCCTCAAGAATCCTTATGTTATGAATGAGTCCGATACAGCTACTGACCCTTTCGGATATCAGAGGTCTAAATGTGCTA GTTTTCTCCCTGCAAGCATGGGTGGGGATGGCTTGTCAAGATATCTCACAGACTTTCATGAAATTCAG CAAATAGGTGCTGGGAATTTCAGTCGCGTATTTAAAGTTTTGAAGAGGATTGATGGTTGCTTGTACGCCGTGAAACACAGCACAAGGAAGCTGTATCTAGATTCAGAGAG GTGTAAAGCTATGATGGAAGTTCAAGCTCTTGCTGCTCTAG GATTCCATGAAAATGTAGTGGGATACTACAACTCGTGGTTTGAAAACGAGCAGTTGTACATTCAACTGGAACTCTGTGATCACAGCTTGTCCAAGAAATCTTCTCTTAGGATCTCagagagagagattttggtGATTATGCATCAG ATAGCTAAGGCGTTACAGTTTGTGCACGAGAAAGGAATAGCTCATTTAGATGTAAAACCTGACAATATATACATCAAGAACGGTGTCTGCAAGCTCGGTGACTTCGGTTGTGCAACGCGGTTGGACAAAAGCTTGCCAGTAGAGGAAGGGGATGCACGTTACATGCCACAAGAAGTACTAAACGAAAACTACGAGCATCTTGATAAAGTGGATATCTTCTCGTTAGGTGTCACGGTATACGAGCTGATTAGAGGATCCCCACTTACAGAATCAAGAAACAAGTCCCTCAATATCAAACAAGGCAAACTTCCTCTTCTTCCCGGTCACTCGTTACAGTTACAGCAACTGCTTAAG ACAATGATGGACCGTGACCCATGTCGTCGTCCTTCTGCTAGAGAATTAATGGAGCATCCCATGTTCGATAGGATCCGCGGTTGA